A segment of the Candidatus Methanomethylicota archaeon genome:
CAGGAGCTTCAACATATACAACATTAGAATTCATTATATCTTTAACATACATTTTTATCACTCTACATAGGACAAATACAAGGAATATTCTTACATCTAGGACAAATAGAATATTTTTCTAAGAAACATTTAGCCAAATCTATTCCTAATACATTTGCAAGTGAAAAAAGCCAAGCTAAAACATCGGCCATTTCTTCTTTAATTCCTTCTGAATCTTTCTTTCTTATTGCTTTAGATAATTCACCAATTTCTTCTACTAACCAAACAAATGTGCCCTCAATTCCTCGTTCTT
Coding sequences within it:
- a CDS encoding MazG nucleotide pyrophosphohydrolase domain-containing protein, producing MDLKDIQDLMLRLYGKRDKERGIEGTFVWLVEEIGELSKAIRKKDSEGIKEEMADVLAWLFSLANVLGIDLAKCFLEKYSICPRCKNIPCICPM